The following coding sequences lie in one Apium graveolens cultivar Ventura chromosome 3, ASM990537v1, whole genome shotgun sequence genomic window:
- the LOC141713469 gene encoding mechanosensitive ion channel protein 6-like — protein MEILRKSFKSTSDSPPQSEEERQILLQQQQQENSMSNNINKDVVVKVTGETELTATNSGQSPANKVWRDSSYDFTNDASNDFDFHTDSPASQPSPLSRIVESPVNAQPRAAFNENLRRRSRVGGNGNGSDEVVTCSSNASFRRKSSLLRVKTKSRLLDAPEMDGRSQRMVKSGVIGKGSEFDEDDPFLEDDLPEEYKKMKFSKWSFLQFFSLILIIAALVCSLTINFFKKKHLFGLELWKWYLMVLVLICGRLVSGWGIRVVVFFVERNFMLRKRVLYFVYGLRNAVQNCIWLAMVLIAWQLIFDKRVEKATDRKILPYVTRVWVCLLVGTLIWLVKTLLVKVLASSFHVSTFFDRIQESLFNQYVIQTLSGQPLVEIQQEKEEEERVMVEVQKFQSAGASMPAELKATIFPKSGKVIGTATNTPRKSSVTGKSPGFSTNFNKKEDEAITIDHLHRLNQKNISAWNMKRLMNIIRKGTLSTLDEQLQASTDEDESEVQITSEYQAKAAAKKIFSNVAKPGSKYIYEEDLMRFMQEDEAFKTIRLFEGASEGKGISRRALKNWVVNAFRERRALALSLNDTKTAVNKLHQMLNVFVGIMVVVIWLLILKVATTHFFVFISSQLLLVVFVFGNTCKTTFEAIIFLFVMHPFDVGDRCEVDGVQMVVEEMNILTTIFLRYDNQKIIYPNSVLATKFISNFYRSPDMGDAIDFCIHISTSAEKIATMKERITRFIENKSEHWYPAPLIVLRDLDDMNRLKISIWLSHRMNFQDMGERWVRRALLVEEIIKVCRELDIEYRMLPVDVNVRNMPAVTSTRVPSNWVACAS, from the exons ATGGAGATATTGAGAAAATCTTTTAAATCAACTAGTGATTCACCGCCTCAATCTGAAGAAGAACGTCAGATCTTATTACAGCAGCAACAGCAAGAAAACAGTATGTCTAATAATATTAATAAAGATGTTGTTGTTAAAGTCACCGGAGAAACTGAACTTACTGCAACAAACTCCGGCCAGTCTCCGGCGAACAAGGTTTGGAGGGACAGTAGTTATGACTTCACAAACGATGCTTCGAATGATTTTGATTTTCATACTGACTCTCCTGCTTCTCAGCCTTCACCATTGTCAAGAATTGTTGAGAGTCCTGTTAATGCGCAGCCAAGGGCTGCGTTTAATGAGAATCTTAGGAGGCGGTCACGTGTTGGTGGTAATGGGAATGGTTCTGATGAAGTTGTTACTTGTAGTTCGAATGCTTCGTTTCGTCGAAAATCGAGTTTGTTGAGGGTGAAGACTAAGTCTAGGTTATTGGATGCACCTGAGATGGATGGGAGGTCTCAGAGAATGGTGAAGTCTGGTGTGATTGGGAAAGGGAGTGAGTTTGATGAGGATGATCCGTTTTTGGAAGATGATTTGCCTGAGGAGTATAAGAAGATGAAGTTTAGTAAGTGGAGTTTTCTTCAGTTTTTTAGTTTGATTTTGATTATTGCTGCTTTAGTTTGTAGTCTTACTATTAATTTCTTTAAGAAGAAGCATTTGTTTGGACTTGAATTGTGGAAATGGTATTTGATGGTATTGGTTTTGATATGTGGGAGGTTGGTTTCGGGTTGGGGGATCAGGGTGGTTGTGTTTTTTGTGGAGAGGAATTTTATGTTGCGGAAACGGGTTTTGTATTTTGTTTATGGGTTGAGGAATGCTGTTCAGAATTGTATTTGGTTGGCCATGGTTTTGATTGCTTGGCAATTGATTTTTGATAAGAGAGTTGAGAAGGCGACCGATAGGAAGATTTTGCCTTATGTGACTAGAGTTTGGGTGTGTTTGTTGGTTGGTACTTTGATATGGCTTGTGAAGACACTTCTTGTTAAAGTTCTTGCTTCTTCGTTTCATGTGAGTACATTTTTTGATCGGATTCAGGAGTCTTTGTTTAATCAGTATGTGATTCAGACGCTTTCGGGGCAACCGTTGGTTGAAATTCAACAAGAGAAGGAAGAGGAGGAGAGAGTCATGGTTGAAGTTCAGAAGTTTCAGAGTGCTGGGGCTTCTATGCCTGCTGAGCTTAAGGCTACTATTTTCCCAAAGAGTGGGAAAGTGATTGGGACTGCTACAAACACACCCCGGAAGAGTTCTGTGACTGGGAAGAGTCCTGGGTTTTCGACTAATTTCAACAAGAAGGAAGATGAGGCTATTACTATTGATCACTTGCATAGGCTGAATCAGAAGAATATATCAGCTTGGAACATGAAAAGATTGATGAATATTATTCGCAAAGGGACGTTATCAACTTTAGATGAACAGTTACAGGCCTCGACTGATGAGGATGAATCTGAAGTGCAGATCACAAGCGAGTATCAGGCAAAAGCTGCAgctaaaaaaatattttccaatGTGGCTAAACCAGGCTCCAA ATACATTTATGAGGAAGATTTGATGCGGTTTATGCAAGAAGATGAAGCATTTAAAACTATTCGTCTATTTGAAGGAGCAAGTGAAGGCAAAGGAATAAGCAGGAGAGCTTTAAAGAATTGGGTG GTTAATGCATTCAGGGAACGAAGAGCTCTTGCATTGTCTCTCAACGATACTAAAACAGCGGTAAATAAACTCCATCAGATGTTGAATGTCTTTGTAGGAATCATGGTGGTAGTAATTTGGCTTCTCATACTTAAAGTAGCAACGACTCATTTCTTCGTCTTTATAAGCTCCCAGCTTCTTTTGGTTGTCTTTGTGTTTGGAAACACATGCAAAACAACATTTGAGGCAATCATCTTCTTATTTGTGATGCATCCATTCGATGTCGGTGATCGTTGTGAAGTGGACGGCGTTCAG ATGGTTGTGGAAGAGATGAATATATTGACTACAATATTTTTGAGGTATGATAACCAGAAGATCATATATCCAAACAGTGTCTTAGCTACCAAGTTCATAAGTAATTTTTACCGAAGTCCAGATATGGGAGATGCTATTGATTTTTGTATCCATATTTCAACTTCAGCAGAAAAGATTGCTACGATGAAAGAAAGGATCACGAG GTTTATTGAGAACAAGAGTGAACACTGGTACCCAGCTCCATTGATTGTTCTTCGAGACTTGGATGACATGAATAGGCTGAAGATATCGATCTGGCTCTCACACCGAATGAATTTCCAGGACATGGGTGAAAGGTGGGTAAGGAGAGCATTGCTGGTTGAAGAGATTATCAAAGTCTGCAGAGAGCTTGATATTGAATATCGTATGCTACCTGTTGATGTCAATGTCCGCAACATGCCAGCTGTGACATCCACCAGAGTTCCTTCCAATTGGGTAGCTTGTGCCAGTTGA
- the LOC141713470 gene encoding uncharacterized protein LOC141713470: MATMEPINAHNKSEVDAANQMKLVIDAVRTLPHHALQHLLSLQVCIRCIFRIFGMHECLCSSATLTTSVLYSNIGKGLVSKEELNTKGSQAAKDPGDLGTCQELISGDFVCRICLGILQFLYYNQQNVLVKRDSARDFALTIADFVKQDGHVADNFSLELSLPPLILENEESVLSIIKKKYHSEEWYQKIVNSELISTKDVLKLSLTSPLESLMGVKSGLSSFRIRLTYTNIDASKDGKSVENIQCNKRRKTDNVMESGCVVPSADIENSNVCSSDEHGSLKSFPTKGLQNHKITDLHLEKVKQPCHLTFACSKAPIYIGGRYLKYSRNVSQSRWIIDDERMGEASVEEIIGGNILPTCQGDGYKFHAAGREDIDVRMLGSGRPFLIEIQNARLSPSELSICEIERRINCLEKRHVMVKNLKVLGSEAWNLMREGEAEKQKQYVALVWISRFLKDDDMETISSLKDMKLLQKTPVRVLHRRSPLEREKVIHWMKIERITSSSQYFLLHLCTQAGTYIKEFVHGDLGRTHPSIGSILGCRAEILQLDVTDVKMDCFLSEKIQ, encoded by the exons ATGGCAACGATGGAGCCAATTAACGCACATAATAAGTCTGAAGTTGACGCCGCCAACCAAATGAAGCTTGTAATTGACGCCGTCCGCACCTTGCCTCACCACGCTCTCCAACATCTTTTATCGCTTCAG GTGTGCATCAGGTGCATTTTCCGCATATTTGGTATGCATGAGTGTCTATGTTCTTCTGCTACGCTCACAACGTCAGTCCTGTATTCTAATATTGGAAAGGGATTGGTGTCAAAAGAGGAACTGAATACCAAGGGTTCTCAAGCAGCTAAAGATCCAGGTGATCTGGGCACTTGTCAGGAGTTGATAAGCGGGGATTTTGTCTGTAGGATCTGCTTAGGTATTTTGCAGTTTCTGTATTATAACCAACAAAATGTGTTGGTTAAAAGGGATTCTGCTAGGGACTTTGCTTTGACAATTGCCGATTTTGTAAAGCAAGATGGGCATGTCGCTGATAACTTTTCTCTTGAACTCTCCCTCCCTCCACTAATCTTGGAAAATGAAGAATCGGTTTT GTCCATTATTAAAAAGAAGTACCACTCTGAAGAATGGTACCAAAAAATTGTAAATTCTGAACTCATATCAACAAAAGATGTCTTGAAACTGTCTTTGACAAGTCCTCTTGAATCGCTGATG GGTGTTAAATCTGGTCTGAGCTCTTTCCGAATTCGTTTGACATACACAAATATTGATGCTTCAAAGGATGGAAAGAGTGTAGAAAATATTCAATGCAATAAGAGAAGGAAAACAG ATAATGTAATGGAGTCCGGTTGTGTAGTGCCGTCTGCCGACATTGAAAATTCAAATGTATGCTCCAGTGATGAACATGGGTCCCTTAAAAGTTTTCCTACTAAGGGGTTGCAAAATCACAAAATTACTGATCTTCATCTGGAGAAG GTTAAACAACCTTGTCACCTGACATTTGCTTGCTCTAAGGCTCCCATATACATTGGAGGGAGATATTTGAAG TACTCTCGAAATGTAAGCCAGAGTCGATGGATTATTGACGATGAGAGAATGGGTGAAGCATCTGTTGAA GAAATTATAGGTGGCAACATCCTTCCTACGTGTCAGGGTGACGGTTACAAATTTCATGCAGCTGGAAGAGAGGATATTGAT GTCCGGATGTTGGGTTCGGGTAGGCCTTTCCTGATAGAGATACAAAACGCACGGCTTTCCCCTTCTGAGTTATCTATATGTGAAATAGAAAGGAGAATTAATTGTCTGGAGAAAAGACAT GTTATGGTAAAAAATCTCAAGGTCTTGGGTAGTGAAGCATGGAACTTGATGCGTGAAGGAGAAGCAGAAAAGCAG AAACAATATGTGGCTTTGGTCTGGATTTCTCGCTTTCTCAAGGATGATGATATGGAGACTATATCTTCACTCAAAGACATG AAATTACTACAGAAGACGCCGGTAAGGGTTTTGCACCGACGAAGTCCACTAGAGCGTGAAAAAGTTATACATTG GATGAAAATTGAGAGAATCACGTCAAGTTCTCAGTATTTCCTCTTGCATCTTTGTACCCAG GCTGGAACCTATATCAAGGAATTTGTTCATGGAGATCTTGGACGCACTCATCCTAG TATCGGTTCCATTCTGGGGTGCAGAGCTGAGATACTTCAacttgatgtcacagatgtaaaAATGGATTGCTTTCTCTCGGAGAAAATCCAGTAG